AGATAAAAATGCATAAACGCATTGTCATTTTGCTTTGTAGAATCGGTGTTTTTGCAAAAGAATTGATGTCTATGAACTATAGATGGTGTATCATTTTTTTGGTTACAATCTTTAAAACGCATGAAACGTGAACAGTATTTATTGTGTTGAATGTTTTTAATGTAAAGTGACACGGAATATGTCTTATTTTGcatttaataattgaaaatgtgtattatacctatacgaattgaatttaaatttgttctacgctttatttataacaaaatgcttttttttttagaatcttttacaaaaacatcgtttgtatatttaataaaatcgaatagaaaaataacCCTTGAAATACCAATCTCCAGATTCGAATTCTCAAATCTACACATAGTAAACTACATGCGTATCGTTCACCTGTAAACCTTGCAATTGGGTGAACTTAATACTACTACTTGATCAATCAATTGGTGCAGGTATAATAATCTGTTTTGGTTGCTACTTTATATTTAAGATtaactaaataataataattatacgatTGTACATTTTATTGGTGAGTCTTGCTAGTGATGAAAATTGTTGTTCACATAAAAATGAAGCTATCGTTCAAGGAAAGACGGGTGTGAAAGTATTTATATAATCTAAGCATCGGACGCAATGAAAATGCGCGTATCGAGAAATTTTAGATGCAAATTTGAATAGTTTTCTATGAGATACAATTACGAGAAAATGCACTCGCCTACTaccaattttttctataataacgCCAATCCTCGTATAATTTagtaaaattgtatattaaatCAATTGTGCTACAAAAATTCCAGTTAATTTAGTAGTTCCGTAGCACTGTCAACTATTtaggaaatataaaaaaatgggtGACCAACCGAATACGAATCAAAAATAGTTGTGCCAAGGTTTCATTATCTGTATGGCtgatcaataaaattttcaaattcaatgtGCAATATAAGATACTGGTACAAGTACTGTAAGGTATGGGAATTTTTTCAGGAAGATTGATTTATATGTGATTGTACATTTTCACTGtgtgaattcatttttatgtgGATAAGAGAAGCATATTTTCATTAGCTTGGTTGGGTTGATGATCAAAATGCAGTGCGatggaattattattgaaagtgaatattggaaatgaaatttgaatattacctatgaaatattttagtaGACTATATCATATGAGTAtgactattattatatttattattattatgattattaatattaatattatcactATCACTACCATTACCattaaataaacgaaaaaattcgcgttatgtttttaattttacttttattttcctagctatataatttttctatcaCTTATTATCATTGCtctgaatttattattattcagtgATTTGATATTAGTTAGGTGAGAAAACAATATTAACTTTCTCTCGGGGGGGAGGCTCCACGCTTAGTTTCATCTTGTCACTAAAGTATCGTACAGGAAGATTTCAACCAAGCGATCATTGGAAATGCTTATAATCATGATGACAAATATTCAGATCTGGAtccaaaaaattgtagaaggGGATTTCAACCAAGCGATCATTGGAAATGCTTATAATCATGATGACAAATATTCAGATCTGGAtccaaaaaattgtagaaggggatgcgaatttttaaaaaatagcaCATCCCTTACATTTATCTCTGTCTTGGACTGAATATTCCTACACAAGATTggcaaattgaaaaagtaaatccCGTTTCTTTGAACCTTCATGCGTGAAGCTTTCCCCTAGAATGTTCATTTCATTGAGATATTTTAAACGTCGAGAACATGCGCAGCTTACTTGGTCAGTAGAAGCTGTCAATCAAACAAGTGATCAGGCAAACCACAATGGAGTAACGTCAATGTTATTATCGAAGTCAGGTTTTGATAATTTCATATTGGTAGCGTATGAGAATCAAAATGCTCAGCAACGAAAACAAGTTCCTTTTACTACactttcgaaaacttattCCTATGTCAATATTGACATTACTTCAATATGACTCGTTTGATCACTCATTTGATTTACTGTAAGGCAGTAGTGCAACTAGGCTCAATCTATCATTGGAACTTGAAGCAATTCAACCTTTATAGGTGAATATTTGAGTGTACAAATTCAAACAGATAATTGTAGTGTTTCATATATGATGTAAATATCAAATATGAGCTACCGAAGAAGTTTGATTGACTCAAAATATACCATGAATTTAAATACGAACACAGTGTTTACTATACGTCCGAATATTCAAACCATACAGTGAAGGTGTTTCATCATTATACTGCCCAACGtttattgtaaatttgaaGACTCAAAGAACAaacctaaataaaaaaaaataccattgaTTGGTTGAAAATGCAATAAAGTGGTAAAGTAACTACGGTTTGCCAATTCCTAAAGCTAACTACTACTATGTTATTTAAGAGTGTATATTTGGGTTTTTTCATGTACAGATAGCTAAGGGTATTCTGTGCGTTACAATCTATTTTAACTTTAAAGTAGTAAGCGGCACTTCATTTATGAATGTACTGTTTTGATAAAACTGTTTTGAAATACTTTTACAACACCCAACGAACTATGTAACAGTccaaaacagattttttctcGTGATTTGATTGGAagcaattatttaattatgaaCAATGTCGGATTCACGGACGCTTGTTTGTATTTCCTGCAAGTAAAGTTAAGCATATTTGGAGTCTTTCAATAACATCACTTAGGGTCGCTTGTAGGAATGATTATaagtataattaaataaaaacagacTTGAACAGATagtttatgtatattttttcatccaaattgATAGTTGTCTAATTGATGttgtaaaaatgttttgtctagtataaattaaaatattcaatgaaGTTATCCAGATTTCGAAAAACGTTGAGTTAAGTTTGCGGATTCCATTTTAGAAATGAACGTTATTTTCCTTTATCAGGTTCTTCAACGGGAAACAATTATAAATCTGATGGAAAGTAATTTATTAAGTTATacttatacaatataatacaattctacatttgtgaaaaagaaaatgtaataatttatacttAACAATAAGAATAGGGAATCCCACGGAAACTTGCCTTAAAGTTAATAAATgctttatacatgtatattataaatagtTCTATAATTATAATCCGTTCCTAgttaatatatatctataaaataattttaataataattccgaATActttcgtttgaattttttttttaaatagttttggtgtttaaaaatatatatgatagTTTTAAAGCGATGCCTCTGTCGACGAACTTATAGTTACAGGTGGTAAAAAATAGGCACGAACTTGACCATGAAGCTGCGCAATCTCAGGATCATCCCGTTCGAGGGTCCTAATGAGTTGCGCGAATTGTACGGTACCTGTAACAAAAGCTGAGCTTATTACTGAACGAAATATTCCAAAATTGATACATTTCTATGATTAGTTTAAATGGTGTAGGGTAAGAGACACTTATACTTGACCTTCTCTGCCTTCGGGAAAaccgtaattttttataacatccATTTGAATTTGTGTGACAATTGGAAAGACAAACTGCATCATCTTCAGCATTTCGTTGCCAGAATTTTCTTTAGCTTCGgttattttttgtacattGTCTGGCGAATTTAACGCCCCGAGAATATCCGTTAATGCAGCTAAatggagaaattaaaaatcatgaatttttatgactaaatattcgataatttttacttACTTCTAGGAAGTAAAATTCGgctatttacatattttataggTTATATGTTTTTACCGAATGTGCATTATGTTGCATTGTGTGAAAATTAATACCTTTTGCTGTTTCAGGGGTAAACTGCGCCAGCGATGCCATatagaattattttacaaacaaattgtgcggtgttgaaaaaattttgaaaggtgaCTTCTCTGAATTCTCTGATCACCGCGCTTGTATACAATCGATCGACAGTAAAGGTTAGAATTTCATGAGCAGCAAAACgtagcagcagtagcagcattTCCCACCATCCGAGtattctgattggttgactAGGGTTAGACCAGGTTAttcaaccaatcagaatgcttggatCGTGAGAaatgctgctactgctgctcaATTTTGTAGATTGGTGTCTCTATCTGGCGGATAAGTCTGCGGCCGACATTCTATGCTACCCGTATTCTGCCGATCACTGATTGCGTTGACTACTGATTGTATGGGTTTGTAGATGTCCCCACCGGGGCTTCCTCAAACCTCAATCCGTATAACCGAGTACATAAACAACCGCAGCAAATAATACATACGATGGAAGTAACACGCGCAAGTGAGTAATTTTCACGTTATTAATGATGAACTGACCTCTTCGGGGTTGGCAGAGTAATCGTATTCACGGTACAAAAATCATTGGCGGTGAATTTTTACTAGCGTACAATATCGTTTTGCATAACTCGCACGGCGATATCATGGCCGGATTTTAGGTTATAAACTAGGGCACATGTCAAAATAAATAGTATCAACAAAATAACTTGGGTCGCTTCATGTTTGTTCAAATCACAAAttcatgaatgaaattttgcatttttcgcgAGTACCGTAACAATGACGGTACGATCATTACTGCGACACCGTTTAATAGCAGCTATTcctatttatatttttttaggtCAACCTACATGTaacgtgtataatttattagtGTGTACTGTTATTTTCACTAGATTATAACTGCTTAATTCAGGTCCTCGTTCGCCCATTCAGTTTACCAATTAAAGTGTCTCCGTTGAAGTTGTATTATTAAGACTGAATTGATGTATTATATGCTCTCTGTCAATGTGAATTTAATCTGAAATACTTGTTAAGAGAATAAGTTACACGTCATTTGTACTTTTATTAGATTTTCAGAATGTTCTCGACGATTTGGACAGCATTATTGAAAACGCATCCTTCTTAGCTATCGATGGAGAGTTTACAGGATTAAATTCTGGGCCTGACGCCAGTGCCTTTGACACACCTGCTCAGTACTATGCCAAGCTTAGATCAGGATCGATGGATTTTTTGCTAGTACAATTTGGACTGTCCATTTTTACCTATgacgcagataaaaaaaagtacatttcattattttattaagcattttgattattatttttatactatacatgattattatacattgaTAATGATTGCGAGCATTTGAAGGGCTTCGAACTCTGTACTTATTACTaattgtgatatttttctgtCATAGATACCTGCAGCAATCGTACAATTTTTACGTATTCCCAAGACCTTTGAATCGCGCAGCTCCTGACTGTCGATTTATGTGCCAGGCATCTTCTATATCGTTTCTTGCTGATCGAGGATTCGATTTCAACAAACTGTTCAATAAGGGTATACCTTATTTGACTAGCGCCGAGGAAGAGAAACTTTGTAAAAAACTTGAAGAGAGACAAAAAGCTAGGGATGATGCACTTGATTTGATTCCCATCTCAGATGATGACAGGCCacaaattgaggaaatatggtaaattatactatatatactataattgtaattatactcgttttgaatttttttctttatcttaaTTCATTCCTTCGACTTACAGCACACGAATCAATGATTTTTACAATTCAGAGGCAGAAGAATTGATAATAGACAGGTGCAATGCATTCATCAGGAGGATTATACATCAGGAAGCAAGAATGCGATGGCCAAACAAGCTCAGGCTAGAGGGTAAAACAGATAGTAGTGGACAATGGCTGGTTGTGCAAAAAATGGGAAgtaaagaagaggaagaaaaaaaagaggcaGAACGGAGAGAGAAGGAACAAAATGACATGAAACAAGCAGTAGGCTTGAGTGctttgttgagaaaaatttctgattctgtAAGTTCAAAAAGTATCTAcacaaatttgaaatgttttctCATTCCCtatatgtatttaaaaaacagcGT
This is a stretch of genomic DNA from Diprion similis isolate iyDipSimi1 chromosome 9, iyDipSimi1.1, whole genome shotgun sequence. It encodes these proteins:
- the LOC124410479 gene encoding protein C10 isoform X1, whose product is MASLAQFTPETAKAALTDILGALNSPDNVQKITEAKENSGNEMLKMMQFVFPIVTQIQMDVIKNYGFPEGREGTVQFAQLIRTLERDDPEIAQLHGQVRAYFLPPVTISSSTEASL
- the LOC124410479 gene encoding protein C10 isoform X2; the protein is MASLAQFTPETAKAALTDILGALNSPDNVQKITEAKENSGNEMLKMMQFVFPIVTQIQMDVIKNYGFPEGREGQVPYNSRNSLGPSNGMILRLRSFMVKFVPIFYHL